One stretch of Streptomyces hygroscopicus DNA includes these proteins:
- a CDS encoding nitroreductase produces MPLQGEYEPSPTKFVRDQVELFESSGGTEGTTMRGMPVVLLTTRGAKSGKIRKTPLMRVEHNGAYAVVASLGGSPKHPVWYYNVQGDPRVELQDGPVRQDMTAREVTGEEKALWWERAVEAYPDYADYQTKTDRQIPVFVLEPTPAGH; encoded by the coding sequence ATGCCGTTGCAGGGTGAGTACGAGCCGAGCCCGACGAAGTTCGTACGGGATCAGGTCGAGCTCTTCGAGAGCTCCGGTGGCACCGAGGGAACGACCATGCGGGGCATGCCCGTGGTCCTCCTGACCACGCGGGGCGCGAAGAGCGGAAAGATCCGCAAGACCCCGCTGATGCGGGTGGAGCACAACGGCGCCTATGCCGTCGTCGCCTCGCTGGGCGGCTCCCCCAAACATCCGGTCTGGTACTACAACGTCCAGGGCGACCCGCGGGTCGAGCTGCAGGACGGCCCGGTGCGGCAGGACATGACCGCGCGCGAGGTCACGGGCGAGGAGAAGGCCCTGTGGTGGGAGCGCGCGGTCGAGGCGTACCCGGACTATGCCGATTACCAGACGAAGACCGACCGCCAGATCCCGGTCTTCGTCCTGGAGCCGACGCCCGCCGGGCACTGA